From Acidobacteriota bacterium:
GTGGACCTATCCGGACCTGCGCCGCGGGCCGGTCCAGGCTTATTTCCGTTCGGTCCGGGAAGCTTACCTGCGGCAGCTGGTCGGGCCGAGGGGCTGAGGCCCGTCCTCAGGCCTCGGGGTGGAAATTGGTGATCGACCGCAGCTTGGCGATGATCTCCGGCAGCTCCCGGAGGACCTCCGCGATGTCCGCCTCGCTGTTCGAGCGGCCGAGGGACATGCGGATGCACGAGCGGGCGATCTCGGGCCGCAGCCCGATGGCCCGGAGCACGTGGGAGACCTCCTCGGATTCCTCGCTGCAGGCCGAGCCGGTCGAAACGTAGATCTCCTTGGTCGCCAGGGCCAGGAGGATGGCCTCGGCCTCGAGCCCGGGGAAGGCGAAATTGAGCGTGCTCTTGACCCGGTTCACGGGGTGGCCGTTGAACCTGGCCTGGGGCATCTTCTCCTCGATGCCCCGCTTCAGGGTCTCAGCCAGCTTCTCGATGCGGGCCCGTTCCTTCCTGCCCTTCTCCTCCATGACCCGGACGGCCTCGCCGAAGCCGATGATGCCGGCCGTGTTCTCGGTGCCCGCGCGCAGGCCCCGCTCCTGGTGCCCGCCGTGGACGAACGAGGCGATCGGCATCCCCCGGCGGACGTAGAGCGCGCCGACGCCCTTGGGGCCGTAGATCTTGTGGGCCGAGACGGTCAGGAGGTCGACGCCGAGCTTGCGCACGTCGACGTCGATCTTGCCGAAGGTCTGGACGGCGTCCGAGTGGACCGGGATGCCGCGCTCATGGGCGATGCGGACGATCTCGGCCACGGGCTCGATGGTGCCGATCTCGTTGTTGGCGTGCATGACCGAGACGAGGGCGGTCTTGGGCGTCAGGGCCGAGCGGAGATGGTCGAGGCTGACCGTGCCCTGCTCGTCGACGGGCACGAAAGTGACCTTGAAGCCGCGCCGCTCCAGGGCCTTGGCCGACTCGATCACGGCCGGATGCTCGATGGCCGAGGTGACGAATTCGTTCCGGCCGGGCGTCGCGTCGAAGACGCCGAAGACGGCGAAGTTGTCCGCCTCGGTCCCCGAGCCGGTGAAGTAGATCTCGCCGCGGTCGGCGCCCAGGGCCGCGGCCACGCGCTCGCGGGCCTCGTTCATGAGCTCCTTGACCCGCCGGCCGATGGGGTACAGGGAGGACGGGTTGCCGAACTGTTCCCGGAGGAACCAGGCCATCTTCTCGGCGACGGCCGGATCGACCGGCGTCGTGGCGTTGTGGTCGAGGTAGATCATAGGGATATTCTAACAGAACGCCCGCATAAAAAAAGAGGCCGCTCCCGCGGGGGAACGGCCTCCTGGAACGATCCCGGGCGAACCTAGGACAGCTTTTCCTTGAGGATGCGGACGGCCTCCAGGCCGGCCCGCAGCTGCCCCTCGGCCGCCGCCGCCCCGAGGTGGGGGATGGGGATGACGTTCGGATGGTCGATGAGCGTGAAGTCCTCGGGCGGCTCCTTGTCGAAGACGTCCAGGGCCGCGGCCCGGACCTTGCCGGCGTTGAGCGCCTCGAACAGGGCCTTCTCGTCGACGACGCCGCCCCGGGCGACGTTGACGACGATGACCCCGGTCTTCATCTTGGCGAACTCGGCCGCGCCCAGGATCGGCTTGGCCTGCTTGGGGACGTGCAGGGTGACGAGGTCAGCGGCGGCCAGGAGGTCGTCGAGCGGGACCTGCTTGACCGGGAGGTCGGTCTTGATCGGGACGACGTCGTAGGCGACGACGGTCATGCCGAAGGCCAGGGCCCGCTTGGCCACCTCGGTCCCGATGCGGCCGAAGCCGATGATGCCCAGGGTCTTGCCGAAGAGCTCCGTGCCCTCGAGCGCCTTCTTCTCCCACTTGTGGGCCTTCATCGACAGGATGGCTTTCCAGTGGTTGCGGACCGCGCCGAGCATGAGCCCGAAGGTGTGCTCGGCCACGGTGATGGACGTGGCGGCGGGCGTGTTGGCCACGAAGATGCCCTTCTCCCTGGCCGCCTCGCGGTCGATGTTGTCCAGGCCGATGCCGGCCCGGACCAGGACCTTGAGGTCCTTGCCCGCCTCGATGACGGGGCGGGTGATCTTGGAGGCGCTCCGCACGACGATGGCGCTGGTGCCGGGCGCGGCCTGGATGAGCTCGGCCTCGCTCATGCCCTTGCGCACGGTGACCTCGAAGCCGGGGTCGGCCTGCAGCTGCGCCAGGGCCGTCTTGTCCATGCCGTCGGCGATGAGTATCTTCTTGGTCATTGCCAGTTCTCCCTCAGCACGGCCTGGGCGGCCTTGATGCCGGCGCCCGCCTCGAACTTGTAGCCGAGGTCCATGAGCGTCATCTCCAGGGCCGACAGGGCCGTCATGATGTCGAAGCCGCCCATGTAGCCGAGATGGGCGATGCGGAAGATCTTGCCCTTGTAGGGCTCCTGGCCGCCGGCGATGTAGGCCATGTATTTGCCCTGCATGGTCTTGACCAGCTTGCCGCCTTCGACGCCCGCCGGGACCTTGCAGCAGGTCAGGACGTTGCCCGGCCTCTGCGGCAGCAACTCCAGGCCGAGGGCCTTGACCCCGGCCCGGGTGGCGTCGGCCAGGATACGGTGATGGGCGAACAGGCCGTCGAGGCCCATCTTCTTGATGATGTCCAGGGCGTGCTTCTGCTGGACGACAAGGGAAACCGCGGGGGTCCAGGGCGTGGTCTTGTCGGCCAGGTTCTTCCTGGCCTTCTTGAGGTCGAAGTAGAACTTGGGCAGCTTCGAGTCGGCGGCCAGGGCCCAGGCCTTCTGGCTGAAGGCGATGAAGGCCAGGCCGGGCGGGATCATGAAGGATTTCTGGGAGCCCGACAGAAAGACGTCGACCTTCCAGTCGTCCATGGGGCAGGGCGTGACGCCGGCGCCGGAGATGCCGTCGACGACCAGCACGGCCGGGGTCTTGGCCACGACCTCGCCGAAGCCCTGGATGTCGTACATGGCGCCGGACGACGTCTCGGACAGCGTGGCGAAGACGGCCTTGCAGTCGGGCATGGCCCTGAGCTCGGCCTCCAGCTTCTCCTTGGGCAGGTCGGTGCCCCACGGATCGAGGATGATCTCCTTGTAAGCGACGCCGTAGGCCTTGCAGATGTTGCCCCAGCGCTCGCCGAACTTCCCGCCGTTGATCGTCAGGACCTTGTCGCCGGGGCTGAGCAGGTTGGCCACGGCGGCCTCCATGGCGCCGGTGCCCGAGGAGGTCAGGATGTAGGCGTCCTCCTTGGTGCCGAAGACGTACTTGATGCCTTCGGTGACCTCCATGAAGAGGGCCGAGAACTCGGGCGTCCGGTGGTGGAAGATGGGCTCGGCCGCGGCCGACAGGGCCCGCTCGGGGACCGGGGTGGGGCCGGGGGAGAGAAGATAGTACTTCTTGATCATGCGCAACTCCTTTGCGAAATCGTTCGAAAAAAAAGCGCTCTAACGGATTATAAGCCTTTAAGCAGTTCGGTCAACAGGGCGGTCCGCTCGATGAGCGAGGGCAGCAGCAGGTGCTCATGCTCGGCGTGGATGCCGTCGCCGTCCGGGCCGAGCCCGTCGAGCGTCGGGACGCCCAGGCCGGCCGCGAACGACGCGTCCGAGCCCCCGCCGGTCTTGCCGCCCTTGAGGGCCAGGCCGAGGCCGCCGGCGATCTCCTGGGCTCGGGCGAAGAGTTTCGCGGAAGCCTTGGTCATCTCCATGGGCGGCGTCGTCCCCTCGACCGAGACCCGCATCTTGGCGCCGCGCAGCGCCGGGGGCGACTCGCGCAGGAGCCCGAGGACCCGGTCGCGGTCAGCGGCCTTCCAGAAGCGGACGTCCAGGACGGCCCAGGCGTTCTCGGCCACGATGTTGGCCTTCTCGCCGCCGCCCGCCAGGCCGACGTTTACGGTCGTCTCGCGGACGCGCAGCCGCTTGAAACGGGCGATCTGGGCGGCCAGCTCCTCGATGGCGTTGACGCCCTTTTCGGGGCTACCGCCGTGGGCCGCCCGGCCGCGGACGTCCAGGCGGATGGCGACGCGTCCCTTGCGTTCGAGCTTCAGCGCGCCGCCGGGGAGGGCCGGCTCGAGGCAGAGCACGAGCGAAGCCCGGCGGGCCAGCTTGCGGATGAGCTCGGTCGAGGCCCGGCTGCCGGTCTCTTCGGCCGAGTTGAAGAAGATCGTGATCTTTTTCTGAGGCTTGATGTTCAGGCCGTGAAGGGCCCGCAGGGCCGAGAGGAGCATCGCCACTCCGGCCTTCATGTCCAGGACGCCCGGCCCGTAGATCCGGTTCCCCTGGACGTAGAAGGGCATCTGGACGATCTTGCCGATGGGCCAGACCGTGTCGAGATGGGCCAGGACGAGGATCTCGTCGTCGGCGTCCTTGAGACGGCCGGGGGCGAATTCGGCCACCAGGAGGTCGCCGATGTCCGCCTGCGGATAGGCCGTGATCCTGCAGCCGACCTTCTTTAACTCACGCGCCGCGAAGGCCGCGCAGGCGTCGACCGCCTTCTTGTCCTGGGTCGGGGATTCGAGGGTCACGAGCTGCTTGAGCGACTGGACGATCTCGCCCTGGCGGGAGCGGAAATAGAGCCGGAAATCCATGGATCCCTCCTCCCGGATCTGGAATTTCCACTTTATCATAGGGCGTCAGGAAAAGCATCCTCTTTATCTTGATTTGGGCCCCTATTTCCCATAGAGTAGACGCGCGGACCGCGTCCGCAGGCCCCGGGATATGTCCAAGCGAACCCTGGCCGTGATCGGCCTTCTCCTCGCGCTGACGGCGCCGCTCGCTCCGGAGGTCTTTTATCCCTGGAAATCGACCTACATCGGGGCCCTCGACGCGGCCGGCTGGCCGGGCCTGGTCATCGCCCCGGCCAAGGACGCCGCCTTCGCCTTCGTCCTCCGGGTCGAGCGGGAAGGGGAATCGGCCGAGGGCGCTGATCTGTTCTATCTCGTCGCCGAGGTCGGCGCCCATTCCCCGGACGGGCTCTACGCCCGGATGCGCTTTGACCTCGGGCTGCCGTTCAAGATGGGCCGGGCCACGCCGGTCCTCATGAAGCCCTCGCCGCGACGGGGGGCCCTGACCATCGAATGGTCCCGCCGGGACGAGCGGACGATTATCGGCCGCATCGTTCCGCCGGAGGACGTCCGGGTCACGATCATCCATTACCTGCCGTGGGAGCTCAAGGGCGAGCTGGCGGCCCTGCCGGACGGGCAGGTCCGCGGCCGGTCCGGCGGGACCGAGGGCCCGGCCTACCGCATGTGGACGAGCCGTCCCAGCGAAGCGGCCGCCGCGCCGGCCGGACGGGTCGCCCGGGCCTACCCCCCCGTCGGAGACCGGACCATCGCCTTCGCCGCCTGCGTCGACGACGGCGACAAGCTCGCGGCCGACCATCTCTATCGCTTCAAGAACGCCGATACCATCGGCGCCCTCATCGACGAGGAAGCCCAGGTCTACGAGAACAAGCGGGTCAAGGCCCGCGGCCTCTACGCCGGCGTCCCCGAGGCGATCACCAACAGCCTGCACTGGACGGTCCTCTACCAGCCGGGATCCCACCGCTTCTATGCGCCGGCCGGGCGAGCCTGGATCTTCCCCCGGCCCGACGGCATCCCGGACGACTGGACCATCTTCTCCGGCAACGCCTTCCTCGCCCCGCTCGAGCTGGCCCTCGAGAGCCAGAAGCTGGCCGTCGACGCCCTCAAGGCCGTCCTGGAAACCCAGTACCCGAACGGCAACGTCCCGAACTGGCGCGGCCGCGCCGGCGGATCGACCGACCGGTCCCAGCCGCCGATCGGGTCCTACGTCGTGCTCAAGCTCTTCGAGCGCCTGGGGGACCTGGAGCTGCTCCGTTACGCCTACCCCTACCTCCAGCGCTGGCACGCCTTCTGGACGGCGCCCAAGCCGGACGGCACGCCGCGGCGCGATGGCAACGCCGACGGCCTGCTCGAGTGGGGTTCGGACCTGGCCCTGATCGGCCGGGCCGTCCCGTCGTGGGAGAAGAACGCCTCCGGGCGGATGCGGGCCGGCTGGGAATCAGGCCAGGATGACCTGCCGAGCTGGGACGAGGCCGCCTTCGACGAGAAGACCGGGACGCTGGCCATGGACTGCGTCGACCTGAACTCGCTCTACGCCCTGGACTCCTGGTGCCTGGGCGAGATCGCCGGCGTGCTCGATCTCGCGGCTGACGTCGAGCGCTACCGCAAGGAGTACGAGCGGACGAAGTCGCTGGTCAACGCCACGCTCTGGAACGAGGCGGCCGGCTTCTACTGCGACCGGCATTGGGACGGCCGTTTCTCCGGCCACATGGCGGCCTCGTCGTTCTACCCGCTGCTGGCCCGCATCCCCGACGAGGCGCGGGCCAAGAGGATGCTCAAGCGCCTGCTCGACCCCAGGCAGTTCTGGGGCGATTTCGTCATCCCCTCGATCTCCCGCGACGATCCGGCCTTCCGGCCCGGCAGCCAGCAATCCTGGCGGGGCGCGATCCGGCCGCTGACCAACTATCTCGTCTACCAGGGGCTGAGGGCCTGCGGCTTCGACGCGGTCGCCTCCGAATTCGCCCGCAAGAGCGCGGCCATGTTCATGACCAGCTGGCGGAGCTTCGGCCTGGCGCCCGAGGACTATGACTCGCTGACGGGGGAGGCCGGCGGTGACCGCTACCAGAGCGGCGGCCCCCTGGCCGGGCTGATCGCGGTCGAAGAGTATCTCGATTTCACGCCGCACGAAGGCTTCCGCTTCGGCCTGCTGCAGCCGGACGGCAAGGGCAGGCTGTCGCGGGTGCTGATCCAGGGCCGGCACTACGAGATCGAGGTCTCGAACTCGGCCACGATCCTGCGCGAGGAAGGGGAGACCATCCTCAGCGCCGACGGCGGCGCGGTCATCCGCCGCTTCCTCTACAGCGAGGCCGAGGTGTCCTTCAACTTCAAGAGCATGAAGCCGCGCGAGGTCCGGCTGCGCCTCCTGAAAAAGGGCAAGTACCAGCTCCTCATCGACGGGCGGGAGGTCGATGTTTTCACGGCCAACGGGCGCAGGTTCGAGGTGCCCGAGGGCGACCACGAGGTCCTCGTCCAGCTGCTCGAGGACCTCGAAAAACGGAACGACGACGGGACGGCCCGATGATCAAGGAGAGAACGATATGGCGCACTTTTCCAGACGGGAATTCCTCAAGACTGGAGCCGGGGCCGGCGCGGCGGCGCTCATCGCCGCGGGACAGCCCCTCGGCGCGGCCGTCCGGGAGCCGGCCGCCGCGACGCCGGGCGGGCCGAGGGCCGTGTCCAGCGGCAACGGCATCCGGGCCACGGCCAGGGCCATGGAGATCCTGCGGGCCGGCGGCGATCCGCTCGATGCCGTCATCGCCGGGGTCAACATCGTCGAGGACGATCCGAACGACATGTCCGTCGGCTACGGCGGCCTGCCCAACGAGGATGGGGTCGTCGAGCTCGACGCTTCGGTCATGTACGGGCCGACCCACTCGGCCGGCGCCGTCGCGGCCCTGCGCAACATCAAGAACCCGTCCAAGGTGGCCCGGCTGGTCATGGAGCGGACGGACCATGTCCTCCTCGTCGGCGAGGGCGCGCTGAAGTTCGCCCGGGCCCACGGCTTCAAAGAGGAGGACCTCCTGACCGAGAAGTCCCGCGAGGCCTGGCTGCTCTGGAAGGAGACCGTGTCGGACCGGGATTTCTGGTTCCCCCCGCAGTCCCGGAAGATGCCCGAGGCGCTGCGCGCGGTCCTGAACACCCACGGCACGATCAACTGCATCGCCGTCGACGCCGCCGGCCGGCTGGCCGGGGTGACGACGACGAGCGGCATGGCCTGGAAGCTGGCCGGGCGGGTCGGCGATTCGCCGATCATCGGCGCCGGCCTGTACGTCGACAACGAGATCGGGGCCGCCGGCTCGACCGGGCGGGGCGAGGCCAACATCCAGACCTGCGCCAGCTTCCGCATCGTCGACGCCATGGGACGGGGGATGTCGCCGGAACAGGCCTGCCTCGAGGCCTGCAAGGCCGTCGCCGCCAAGACCAGGCTGGTGCCCCGGCTCTGCGACGACCAAGGGCGCCCGAAGTTCGGCCTCGATTTCTACGCCCTCAACAAGAAGGGCGAGTTCGGGGCGGCCGGGTTGTTCCAGGGCGGGCGCTACGCCGTCCACGACGGGACCGAGAACAAGCTCCGCGACGTGGCCTATCTCTACAAGAGCCCCGGCGACGGCCGCTAGGGCCGTTCGCGGATGATGATGACCGGATAACCTTCGCCGGCCAGCCGCCGGGCCAGGCTGTCGGCGTCGCCGTCCGCGGCCGGGACCCGGACCCGGAAATAGGCGGCGCGGCCGGTCTCGAACCGGCTGACGGTCACGCCCGGATAGGAGGCCTCGAGGCGCCGCTTGATCGCGTAGGCGGCCTCCTGGACCGAGAAGGCCCCGACCTGCACCCAGACCGCCGCGGGCGCCGAAGCGGGCCCGGGCCCGACCGGGGCCTTGAAGCCGCGCAGGACCTCCAGCCGGACGCGGGCCGTGCCCGGCCCGACCAGGGCCAGGACCCGGGCCGCCGCGTAAGACAGGTCGATGATCCGGCCCGGGACGAAAGGCCCGCGGTCGTTGATGCGGACGACGACGGAGCGGTCGTTTTCCAGGTTCGTGACCATGACGTAGGTCCCGAAGGGCAGGCTGTTGTGGGCCGCGGTCAGGTCGTTCATGTCGAAGACCTCGCGGCTCGAGGTCGGCCGGCCATGGTACTCCGGCCCGTACCACGACGCGAGGCCGGTTTCGACGCCGGGGACCGCGGCGACCCGGGGACGCGCAGCGCAGGCCGCCAGGCCCAGCAAGACGAGGGCCGCCGCGAGCGCGGCCGCCGGTCCGCCGGGCCTCCGCTCAGGCAAGGCCCGCCGCGAGCTTCTTTTTAAGATAGGCGAAAGCCTCCCGGGGCGTCGAGACGATGTGGAAAAGATCCAGGTCCTCGGCGCAGATCGCCCCTTTCTTGACCATGGAGTCGAACTTGATCAGGTCCTGCCAGTAATCCGCGCCGTAGAGGACGAGGGTCATCTCCTTCTTCGAGATCTTGCTCGTCTGGAGCAGGGTGACGATCTCGAAGAACTCGTCCAGGGTGCCGTAGCCGCCGGGGAAGGCGATGACGGCCTTGGCCTTATAGGTCAGCCAGAACTTGCGCATGAAAAAATAGTAAAAGGCGAAGGACAGGTCCGGAGAGACGTAGCGGTTCGAGTCCTGCGGCTGGGGCAGGTTGATGTTCATGCCGATCGTCTTTCCGCCGGCCCGGGCCGCGCCGCGGTTGGCCGCCTCCATGATGCCGGGGCCGGCGCCCGTGCAGACGACGAAGTCCTTGCCCTTCGGCTTCTTGAGACCGATGGCCCACTTGGCCAGGAGGTAGGCCAGCTCCTCGGCCTCCCAGTAATACTTGTTGAAGGCCGAGGCGGCGTTGGTCGGGTCGGCCTTGGCCGATCCGAGGAAGAGGATGGTGCTGTTGATCTTGGCCTTGTCCAGGCGGGTCATGGGGCCGAGGTACTCGCTCAGGATGCGGAGCGTCCTGCCTTCCAGGGATTCCAGGAACTCGTAATCGTGGAACGACTCTTCGCGGTGCTCTGCTTTCTTCATGTTCGACCCGGCCTCCTCCGCCGGGGTTCGAGAGGATTCTAGCAAAATCCTCGGCCTTCGCTCAAGAGCCGGCCGGCTCCCGCGTTCCGGCGTTTTGACTTGGGCCGGGGCGTATGTTATCAATAGGCCCGAAAGGACGTGCTGATGGAAAACCAGATGCCCGGTTTGGCGGCCCTCGAGTACCCCGGCAGGCTGATCATGATCGGCTCTCCCGCCGGGGACGGAAAGGCGGCGGTCCTCTACGCCATCACCGGCCGCTCCCCGTCGAGCCAGGCCCGCAAGCTCGTCGCCCGCGACGGCGGCATCTGGGTCCAGCCGACCGACGAGGCCACGCTCAAGCAGGGCAACGTCGAGCTTCTAGTCTATCCGGCCGTGCTCTTCGGCCGGGCCGGCCTGGCCGTCTCCAACGGCCGGCAGACCGGCGACGTCCGGGACCGCCTTAGCCCGGGGATCTCGCCCGTCGCGGCGCTGGCGGCGGCCCTGGCGGCCTGGGACTTCGAACCCGACGCCCCGATCTTCACGCCGCGGATCAGCGGCTGCCTGGCCGGCGGCGCGGCCGGGTTGAGCGTCCTCCGCCGCGGCCCATCCGGCGAGACCCTGCGGAACTACTTCGAGGTCGGCCTGAAGCCCGGCCAGGGCCGGCTGATCTCCACTTACGAAGGGCCGAACGCCGAGCCGCTGCCGGTCTTCGCCGGGGAGCCCCGCTTCCTCGCGCTCCACGGATCGACGGCGGCCGAGACGGCCGAGGCGGCTTACCGCGGCCTCGGGCCGTCGCCCGCCGGCAAGGATCTCCGCGTCGCCGTCGCCTGCGTCTATGTCCCGCTCGACGACCCCGGCCGGGCCGAGGTCCACATCATCAACCGCCACGAAAGGACGTGATCCGATGAGCAAGCCCGAGCGCACCGTGCGAAGCCAGTACGCGACCAAGGTCCGCGAGGACTTCCCCGACGTTCTCAAGCTGGGCGAGGACACGTTCGTCAAGAAGTTCCCCATGCGCTACGGCGAGAACCCGGGCTACCCGGCGGCCTTCTACCAGGAGGAGGGCGCGTCCGGGCCGAACATGGGGCGGCTCGAGATCCTCCAGGAAGGGACCAAGGGCCTGAGCTACATCAACGTCGGGGACATGGACCTGGGCCAGCGCCTGGCCCGCAAGCTCGCCCAGGTGTTCCCGGGGCGCCAGGCCTGCGTCATCATCAAGCACGAGATGCCTAGCGGCGTCGCCCTTGGCGACGATCCCGTCGGGACCTTCGAGAAGGCCTGGAAGTGCGACGCCCTATCGAACTTCGGCGGGGTCGACGTCTTCAGCTACAAGGTCACGGCCCCGCTGGCCCGGCTGCTCGTCGAGAGCCCCCGGAACGTCGAGGTCGTCTACGCCCCCGACTTCGAGCCCGAGGCCCTCGAGGTGCTGGCCGCGCGCAAGGTCCTCCGGGTGGTCCGCATGGGCGCGCCCCTCGACGCGCCATCCGTCGACAACGGGCTCGAGGTCAAGCGGGTGGCCGGCGGGCTGCTCATCCAGAAGCGCTTCGATTCGAAGATCGTCTCGGCCGGCTCGGTCGACGTCGTTTCCAGCCGGAAGCCCACGCCGGAGGAGGTCCAGGCGGCCCTTTTCACCTGGACGGTGGCCTGCTTCACCCGGTCGAACGCGGTCATCATCGGCACCGCGGACAAGACCCACGGCATCGGCTCAGGCCAGCGCAGCCGGATCGACTCGGCCGAGGACGCCGTCCGGCTGTCACGGCGGGGCTACGGCCCGGAGGGCTGCGTCATGGCCTCCGACGCCTTCATGCCCTTCCCGGACGTCGTCGAGCTGGCCGGGAAGCACGGCATCACGGCCATAATCTACCCCCTGGGCTCGATCAGGGACCAGGAGGTCATCGACAAGGCCAACGAGCTCGGGCTGGCCATGATCATCACCCGGAAGCCGGGCGAGCTCGATTCGGAGCGCT
This genomic window contains:
- a CDS encoding aminotransferase class V-fold PLP-dependent enzyme; amino-acid sequence: MIYLDHNATTPVDPAVAEKMAWFLREQFGNPSSLYPIGRRVKELMNEARERVAAALGADRGEIYFTGSGTEADNFAVFGVFDATPGRNEFVTSAIEHPAVIESAKALERRGFKVTFVPVDEQGTVSLDHLRSALTPKTALVSVMHANNEIGTIEPVAEIVRIAHERGIPVHSDAVQTFGKIDVDVRKLGVDLLTVSAHKIYGPKGVGALYVRRGMPIASFVHGGHQERGLRAGTENTAGIIGFGEAVRVMEEKGRKERARIEKLAETLKRGIEEKMPQARFNGHPVNRVKSTLNFAFPGLEAEAILLALATKEIYVSTGSACSEESEEVSHVLRAIGLRPEIARSCIRMSLGRSNSEADIAEVLRELPEIIAKLRSITNFHPEA
- a CDS encoding alanine--glyoxylate aminotransferase family protein: MIKKYYLLSPGPTPVPERALSAAAEPIFHHRTPEFSALFMEVTEGIKYVFGTKEDAYILTSSGTGAMEAAVANLLSPGDKVLTINGGKFGERWGNICKAYGVAYKEIILDPWGTDLPKEKLEAELRAMPDCKAVFATLSETSSGAMYDIQGFGEVVAKTPAVLVVDGISGAGVTPCPMDDWKVDVFLSGSQKSFMIPPGLAFIAFSQKAWALAADSKLPKFYFDLKKARKNLADKTTPWTPAVSLVVQQKHALDIIKKMGLDGLFAHHRILADATRAGVKALGLELLPQRPGNVLTCCKVPAGVEGGKLVKTMQGKYMAYIAGGQEPYKGKIFRIAHLGYMGGFDIMTALSALEMTLMDLGYKFEAGAGIKAAQAVLRENWQ
- a CDS encoding LOG family protein produces the protein MKKAEHREESFHDYEFLESLEGRTLRILSEYLGPMTRLDKAKINSTILFLGSAKADPTNAASAFNKYYWEAEELAYLLAKWAIGLKKPKGKDFVVCTGAGPGIMEAANRGAARAGGKTIGMNINLPQPQDSNRYVSPDLSFAFYYFFMRKFWLTYKAKAVIAFPGGYGTLDEFFEIVTLLQTSKISKKEMTLVLYGADYWQDLIKFDSMVKKGAICAEDLDLFHIVSTPREAFAYLKKKLAAGLA
- a CDS encoding M20 family metallopeptidase, which produces MDFRLYFRSRQGEIVQSLKQLVTLESPTQDKKAVDACAAFAARELKKVGCRITAYPQADIGDLLVAEFAPGRLKDADDEILVLAHLDTVWPIGKIVQMPFYVQGNRIYGPGVLDMKAGVAMLLSALRALHGLNIKPQKKITIFFNSAEETGSRASTELIRKLARRASLVLCLEPALPGGALKLERKGRVAIRLDVRGRAAHGGSPEKGVNAIEELAAQIARFKRLRVRETTVNVGLAGGGEKANIVAENAWAVLDVRFWKAADRDRVLGLLRESPPALRGAKMRVSVEGTTPPMEMTKASAKLFARAQEIAGGLGLALKGGKTGGGSDASFAAGLGVPTLDGLGPDGDGIHAEHEHLLLPSLIERTALLTELLKGL
- a CDS encoding trehalase family glycosidase; translation: MSKRTLAVIGLLLALTAPLAPEVFYPWKSTYIGALDAAGWPGLVIAPAKDAAFAFVLRVEREGESAEGADLFYLVAEVGAHSPDGLYARMRFDLGLPFKMGRATPVLMKPSPRRGALTIEWSRRDERTIIGRIVPPEDVRVTIIHYLPWELKGELAALPDGQVRGRSGGTEGPAYRMWTSRPSEAAAAPAGRVARAYPPVGDRTIAFAACVDDGDKLAADHLYRFKNADTIGALIDEEAQVYENKRVKARGLYAGVPEAITNSLHWTVLYQPGSHRFYAPAGRAWIFPRPDGIPDDWTIFSGNAFLAPLELALESQKLAVDALKAVLETQYPNGNVPNWRGRAGGSTDRSQPPIGSYVVLKLFERLGDLELLRYAYPYLQRWHAFWTAPKPDGTPRRDGNADGLLEWGSDLALIGRAVPSWEKNASGRMRAGWESGQDDLPSWDEAAFDEKTGTLAMDCVDLNSLYALDSWCLGEIAGVLDLAADVERYRKEYERTKSLVNATLWNEAAGFYCDRHWDGRFSGHMAASSFYPLLARIPDEARAKRMLKRLLDPRQFWGDFVIPSISRDDPAFRPGSQQSWRGAIRPLTNYLVYQGLRACGFDAVASEFARKSAAMFMTSWRSFGLAPEDYDSLTGEAGGDRYQSGGPLAGLIAVEEYLDFTPHEGFRFGLLQPDGKGRLSRVLIQGRHYEIEVSNSATILREEGETILSADGGAVIRRFLYSEAEVSFNFKSMKPREVRLRLLKKGKYQLLIDGREVDVFTANGRRFEVPEGDHEVLVQLLEDLEKRNDDGTAR
- a CDS encoding N(4)-(beta-N-acetylglucosaminyl)-L-asparaginase, which translates into the protein MAHFSRREFLKTGAGAGAAALIAAGQPLGAAVREPAAATPGGPRAVSSGNGIRATARAMEILRAGGDPLDAVIAGVNIVEDDPNDMSVGYGGLPNEDGVVELDASVMYGPTHSAGAVAALRNIKNPSKVARLVMERTDHVLLVGEGALKFARAHGFKEEDLLTEKSREAWLLWKETVSDRDFWFPPQSRKMPEALRAVLNTHGTINCIAVDAAGRLAGVTTTSGMAWKLAGRVGDSPIIGAGLYVDNEIGAAGSTGRGEANIQTCASFRIVDAMGRGMSPEQACLEACKAVAAKTRLVPRLCDDQGRPKFGLDFYALNKKGEFGAAGLFQGGRYAVHDGTENKLRDVAYLYKSPGDGR
- a CDS encoding hydroxyacid dehydrogenase encodes the protein MTKKILIADGMDKTALAQLQADPGFEVTVRKGMSEAELIQAAPGTSAIVVRSASKITRPVIEAGKDLKVLVRAGIGLDNIDREAAREKGIFVANTPAATSITVAEHTFGLMLGAVRNHWKAILSMKAHKWEKKALEGTELFGKTLGIIGFGRIGTEVAKRALAFGMTVVAYDVVPIKTDLPVKQVPLDDLLAAADLVTLHVPKQAKPILGAAEFAKMKTGVIVVNVARGGVVDEKALFEALNAGKVRAAALDVFDKEPPEDFTLIDHPNVIPIPHLGAAAAEGQLRAGLEAVRILKEKLS
- a CDS encoding septal ring lytic transglycosylase RlpA family protein is translated as MPERRPGGPAAALAAALVLLGLAACAARPRVAAVPGVETGLASWYGPEYHGRPTSSREVFDMNDLTAAHNSLPFGTYVMVTNLENDRSVVVRINDRGPFVPGRIIDLSYAAARVLALVGPGTARVRLEVLRGFKAPVGPGPASAPAAVWVQVGAFSVQEAAYAIKRRLEASYPGVTVSRFETGRAAYFRVRVPAADGDADSLARRLAGEGYPVIIIRERP
- a CDS encoding IMP cyclohydrolase codes for the protein MENQMPGLAALEYPGRLIMIGSPAGDGKAAVLYAITGRSPSSQARKLVARDGGIWVQPTDEATLKQGNVELLVYPAVLFGRAGLAVSNGRQTGDVRDRLSPGISPVAALAAALAAWDFEPDAPIFTPRISGCLAGGAAGLSVLRRGPSGETLRNYFEVGLKPGQGRLISTYEGPNAEPLPVFAGEPRFLALHGSTAAETAEAAYRGLGPSPAGKDLRVAVACVYVPLDDPGRAEVHIINRHERT